The nucleotide window TTGCCCAACACCGATCCCAAGCGGGTGGAAGTCAAGATCAAGGCCCCGGTGGGCACCAACCTCGACGCCTCGGACGAATACGTCAAGGTGGTGGAGAAAATGGCCGCCGAGTACCCGGACATCGAGTACGTCATCGCCAACACCGGCGAATCCGGCGCCTCGGACGAGATCGGCACCCACTACTCCCTGGTCAAGCTCGACTTCGTGGACATCCAGGACCGGTCCCGCACCTCGCCGGAGATCACCGACGAGTTGCGCTCAAGGCTCCAGGCCGCCATCCGGGGCGCGGAAGTGCGCGTGGAGCCCGAGAAGATGGGCCCGCCCACAGGCGATCCCGTGAACATGGAAATCACCGGCACGGACCTGCGCACCCTGGGCGAGATGGCCCAGAGGATAAAGCGCATGATCGCGGACGTGCCCGGCATGGTGGACCTCAAGGACGACTTCGTGGCGGGCAAGCCCGAGATCCGCGTTGACGTGGACAAGGAAAAGGCCGCCCTCATGGGCGTCAGCGCCTCCACCATCGCCCAGACCGTGAAGACCTCGGTCAACGGGTTCAAGGTGGGCGTATACCGCGAAGGCAAGGACGAATACGACATCGTGGCCCGGCTGCCCAAGAAGAGCCGCAGTTCCCTGGAAGACATCAAGCGCATCACGGTCTCCGGCCCGGACGGCCGGCCCGTGCCCATCACCTCCTTGGCCACCGTGTCCCTGGGCGGCGGCCTGGGCGGCATCAACCGCATCGACCAGAAACGGGTGGTCACCGTGTCCGCAGACGTGTCCGGCCGTTTGGCCACGGACGTGATCAAGGACATCAACGACCGACTGGCCGGGTTCGAGTTCCCGCGCGGCTATTCCTACAAGTTCACCGGCGAGCAGGAGGAGCAGGACAACGCCTCCGCGTTCCTGGAGCGCGCCTTCGTGGCCGCCCTGTTCCTGATCTTCATCGTGCTGGTCACCCAGTTCAACTCCATGACCACGCCGTTCATCATCCTGACCTCGGTCATCCTGTCGCTCGGCGGCGTCATGCTCGGCCTGCTCATAACGGGCACGGCCTTCGGCGTGATCATGACCGGCGTGGGCGTGCTCTCGCTGGCGGGCGTGGTGGTCAACAACGCCATCGTGCTCATCGACTACTACGAGCAGCTCAAGGAGTCCGGCATCGAGGCCCGCGACGCCATCATCGAGGCGGGCCTGACCCGGTTCCGTCCGGTCATGCTGACGGCCATCACCACGGTGCTGGGCCTGGTGCCCATGGCCACGGGCGTGAGCTTCGACTTCATCAACTTCCGCCTGGACATGGGCTCCGAGACCTCCCAGTGGTGGGGCCCCATGGCCGTGGCCGTGATCTTCGGCCTGGGCGTGGCCACCCTCCTCACCCTGGTGGTGGTCCCTTGCCTCTGCTCCCTGCAGCACGGCATGAAGCGACGGGCGGCAGAACGCAAGGCGAAGAAGGAAGCGACGGCGTAAGGAATCCCCAAAAAAGCAACGCAAAGGGGGAGCGGGGCATTGCCCCGCTCCCCCTTTTTCTTCAGATCAACCGCCCCCCTGCGCCTGAATCCCCACCCCCTTGCATTCCCCGGGAACCGTTGCTATATAACGGTCTATGAAATCTCTAGATTTTCTCAAGACTGAACGGCGTCCATTTTTCAGCCGATTTTTCCGCGTTTTGCCGCTCGCGCTGCTGCTCTGCGCCGTGGTGCCAACCGCTGCCACGCCGGAGGTCATCGGCACAGTGGACACCGTGTTCCGTCTGCTGTCCCGTGACGACGACATCGTGGTCGAGGCCTTCGACGATCCCGACATCCCGGGCGTGTCCTGCTACCTGAGCCGGGCGCGCAAGGGCGGGGTCAAGGGCATGCTCGGCGTGGCCGAGGACACGTCCGACGCTTCCATCGAGTGTCTGTGCACGGACGACATCGTCGTCCCGGAGCGCATCCGGTCCGGCAAGGCGGACGGGGAAAGGGTGTTCAAAAAGGGCACGTCCCTGATATTCAAGTCCATGCAGGTGGTCCGCTTCTACGACCAGAAACGGGACGTGATCATCTACCTGGTCTACAGCGACCGGGTGGTGGAAGGCTCTCCCAAGAACAGCGTGACCTGCGTCAAGGTGCCCACGAAATAAAAGGAGCGGGCATGAGCCAGGAAGAAGTTTCACGGCTGGTCAACGACGTCATGTCCAAGCCGGACATGCTGGCCGAGGCCATGACCATCCGGGACCAGGCCGGGATGGAAGCATATATCACCGCCAAGGGGTACGACCTGACCAAGGCCGAAATGGCCGATGTCTGGGCCATGGCTGCCAAGGTCATGGCGGGCCGCGCCGAGCCCATGGACGCGGCCGAGGAACGCATCAACACGGTCAAGAGCAAGGTCCGGCCCAAGGACTGATTTTCCTCGAACCGGTTGAAGGATAGTGGTTGATATGCGGGTGTCCCCGGCGGGGCATCCGCATATTCCTTTTTCGATTTCCGAAACACGAACGCCCGGCTCGGCTTTTGCCGAACCGGGCGTTTATGAATTGAATGTCTATCTGATTACGCGCCGCAGCACTTCTTGTATTTCTTGCCGCTGCCGCAGGGGCAGGGGGCGTTGCGGGAGACCTTGGGGTCCTTCTTGACCGTGGCCGGTTTCTTTTCCTTGGCGGACTCGTGGTCCGTGTATTCCAGGTCCTCGGAGCCCTCGTGCTTGAACTCCTCGTCCTTGACCTCGGCCTCGATGCGCAGGTGGGAGAAGGCGCGCATGGCGTTCTCCTTGATGGTGTAGACCAGCTCGGAGAAGAGCGCGAACCCCTCGCGCTTGTACTCCTGCTTGGGGTCCTTCTGGCCGTAGCCGCGCAACCCGATGCCGTCGCGCAGGTGGTCCATGTTCAGCAGGTGCTCCTTCCAGTTGCGGTCGAGCGAATCGAGCAGGAAGTAGCGCAGGATGGGCTCGTAGTGATCGCCGGTGGAGGCGCGCAGGTAGCCGAAGATTTCCTCGACCCATGCGTCGGCCTGTTCGCGGGCGGGCAGGGAAACGTCCGGCCACTCCTTGAACCGTTCGAAATTGAACACCTCTTCCAGCCGCGCGCGCACGGAGTCGACCACCTCCTGGTCCTCGCCCTTCATGGCCAGGGCCGGCTCCAGGATGTCCTCCAGGAGATCGGTGGCGTACTCGCGGGCGATCTCCTCCACGGTCTCGGCCTTCATCAGGTCGTGGCGCAGGCCGTAGATGGCCTCGCGCTGCTGGTTCATGACGTCGTCGTATTCGAGCAGCTGCTTGCGGATTTCGTAGTGGTGGCCTTCCACGCGGGTCTGTGATTTCTCGATGGCGTTGCTG belongs to Pseudodesulfovibrio portus and includes:
- a CDS encoding CreA family protein: MKSLDFLKTERRPFFSRFFRVLPLALLLCAVVPTAATPEVIGTVDTVFRLLSRDDDIVVEAFDDPDIPGVSCYLSRARKGGVKGMLGVAEDTSDASIECLCTDDIVVPERIRSGKADGERVFKKGTSLIFKSMQVVRFYDQKRDVIIYLVYSDRVVEGSPKNSVTCVKVPTK